AGGAAGTCTGCTATGTGGGAGATTCTATCTACGATGCTGAGGCAGCGGAGGCGGCCGGCATCCTTTTTGTCGGATACAAACGTCCCGGAGAAATCTCCGTTCAAAGCTTTGATGAGCTTGCTAAATTGCTTTCATCAAAGTAGCGCGGGCGTCCCGCCGGCGTGTGTTTATTTACGGCTTTCGCGCAGCCACCAATTGATTCAACAGAATCGCGCTTAAGCCGATCTTCTTTATCACCTTTTCGATGCTCAACTCTGCGGGAAAGCCGACCGGGGACATCATGAATTTTTCTGATTCGAGAATCTGAAATTCCTTGCTTGCGATGAGTGAGGTCAATCCCTTCAGATTAAAGGTTTCTTGATGGTCATCTTCCTTCAGGAAACCAAGCTTTGAAGCAATCTCTTCAAATAGTGGAACCGGCGTGGTAATCACGCAGATTCCTCCCGGTTTCAGGACTCTTTTGATTTCCTCAATGAATCTTGTGGGATTTGGCAAATGTTCGATGATCGCTGTTGCAATGGCGGCATCGAAGTGTGAATCGGGAAATGGAAGTCTTTCCGCATCCGCCTGAAGAATCTGCTGATTGCGGGTGTTGGATTTCAATAAACCCCAGGAAAGATCCAAACCGATGGCGATTGAAGGCCTGACTTTTTCACACACGAGATCAAGGAGAAGGCCATCCGCGGTGCCGATGTCGAGAATTGATGGGTTGTGTGGTCCGAAGGTTTGCAGGATTCTGGCAACTTCCAGCCCGCGACGCTTAAAACGGTATCTGGGACCGGGACTCTTTAAGCGATCCTGATGATATTCGGCATCCATCACGCCACGGGGATGCGCGTGTGAGTGTCCTACTTGTTCCGTTTTTTCCATATTGTTTCCGGCAAGCCTTCATGCTGATTTTCTGCGCGGGCAAGGACAAATAACAGATCAGATAAACGATTCAAGTACCGTAGGATTTCCGGACCGATCTGCTGTTGTTCTGCGAGTTTGCTGACGCTTCGTTCGGCGCGACGGCAGACAGTTCTTGCGTAATGAATGTGCGCGCCCGCGAGTGACCCGCCGGGCAAAATAAAGTTCGTTAAAGCGGGCAGTTGCGACTCAAAATGATCGATCGCGCGTTCCAGATTGGCGGTCATTTCCGAATCAATACGCCATCTGGAATCATTTTGCTGTTGCGGAGGTGTAGCCAGATCCGCACCGACTTCGAATAACTCATGCTGTATGGACGAAAGCAACGTCTTGATTTCGGCGTTTTGAATATGCAAAAGGCAAATGCCGATCACGGCATTGCACTCATCCACGTTTCCGTAAGCTTCCACGCGTAAGTCGTGTTTGGGAACGCGCAGGCCTTTGAATAGTCCCGTTTCGCCTCTATCGCCCGTCTTTGTATAAATCTTCATAGAGTTTGAAACCCCAGATAAACACAGATGAACACCGATAAAAAAAATAAAAATTTGTGTTTATCTGTGTTCATCTGTGGTTAATTCAGGATGAAGTTTGCTGTAAAGACGGTCGCCATGAACGGGGCCCAGTTTCTTTTGCAATTCTTCTTTCGATGCCATGCGCACTTTTTCCAGACTCCCAAAATGCTGAAGCAGTATCTGTTTGCGTTTCGGGCCGATACCGCGAATTTCATCCATCGCTAATTCCATGGAGCGTTTCGTTCGAAGCTGCCTGTGAAAGGTGATCGCAAAACGATGCGCTTCATTCCGGACCTGCTGAATCAATTTTAGAACCGGCGAGCGTTCCTCCAGCTTAATGGAGTCGGAATGGCCCGGCAAAAAGATTTCTTCTTCTCGTTTCGCAAGTCCCATAATGGGTTGGTCATTCAAATCATATTTCTGCAACACATCCAGCGCGGCATTCAATTGGCCTTTCCCTCCATCAATGATCATCAGATCCGGCATGGGCCACTCTTTATCCAAAACTCTTTTTACACGTCGCTCCACAACTTCAGCGATGGAGCGAAAATCATCCGGTCCTACGACTCCACGGATTTTGAACTTTCTGTAGTCGCCTTTCTTCGGTCGTCCCGCTTCCCATACGACCATCGAAGCGACGGAATTAGTTCCCTGAATGTTTGAGATATCAAATGCCTCGATCCGGTAAGGCAAAGTGCTCATGTTAATGGTTTCCTGGAGAGCTTGCAAGGTATCGTAACTTCGGACTCTTCCTGCGCTGGAATTGACTTCGAGCGCGATCTGCGCGTTTTTGATGACCAGTTGAAGCAGCTTCTTCTTTTTCCCGCGCACCGGCACATTCACTTTTACCTTACTCCCTTTCTTCTCGGCCAGAAGCTGCTCGATTACTTCCCGGTCGGGAAAGTTGTGCTGCACGTAAATATTCTTTGGTAAAAATCGTGGCATGCTGTAAAACTGCATCAAAACGTGAGAGAGAAGACTCCCGCTATCCGTTACAAGTTTACTTTCAAAAAAGAATTCGTGACGACCCACAATCTGCCCATTTCGCATGAAGAAAATTTGAACGGCGATGTTCTCCGCCGACCGCGCATATCCGAAGAGATCCGCATCTTCCAGCTCATACGAAATTAATTTTGGACGTGTGTTCAGCTCTTCTACAGTATTCGCAAGATCGCGATAATTTGCGGCAAGCTCATATTGCTGGCGCGAGGAATATTCAAACATTTTTTCACGAAGCCGCGCCAGAAGGTCCTCTTTCTTGCCTTCCAGAAACATTCGAACGTCGGTTACCGCGCGGGCATATTCTTCCCGTGTGGCCAATTGGGCGCACGGACCGAGACAGCGATGAATGTGATAGAGCAGACAGAGACGCTGCGGTTCTTCTGTGATTTTGATGTGGCATTGCCGCAAAAGAAAATAACGGTAGATCAAGTTCAAAGTTTTCTTTGCAAGGGATGCCGGAATAAAAGGGCCAAAATAAGCAGCGCCGTCCTTCCGTACCCGCCGCACGATATACGCGCGAGGAAAGTCTTCCTGCACCGTGAGTTTGATGTACGGATGCGTTTTGTCATCGCGCAGAAGAATGTTGTACCGCGGTTGATTCTTCTTGATCAGATTGTTTTCCAGCATCAGTGCTTCTGCCGGCGAATCGGTAACGATGAAATCGAGGTCAGTGGCCTCCGCTACCATCCAGTAGGTCAGTGGACCTCCGGTAACGTCGTAGAAGTAGGATCGCACACGATGGATCAGCGATTTTGCTTTCCCGATATAAATGACCCGGCCCTTCGAATTTTTGAACAGATACACGCCGGGCTTATCGGGTAATTGCTTCACCCGCTCCAGCAGTTTTTCTCTAGCTTGATCCATAAAATTTACCGCAGAGAACACTGAGATCGCGGAGGAAAAATCAAGAGAATTATTTTCTCTGCGTCCTCTGCGCTCTCTGCGGTGAATTTCTATTGGAGTAAAGCGATTTCGTGTTCTTTTAGCTTCTTGATTTTGTCGCGCAATGCAGCAGCGCGTTCAAAATCCAATTTCTCCGCGGCAACCAGCATCTCTTTCTCAGATTCCGTGATCAAATCATGAATTTGGGCAATGGAGCGTATCCCCTTCAGATCGGGATCCTCAGAAATGGGCACCGTGTAATAGTCGGCTTCTTCTGCTTCTCCGAATCCATCATCGATTCGCTTTCGAATGGAAGATGGAGTGATGCCATGCTCCTGATTGAATTGAAGCTGCACATTGCGTCTTCGCTCTGTTTCCGCGATGGCACCGCGCATCGATCCGGTAACGATATCCGCATACATGATAACCTGACCATTGACGTTGCGTGCGGCTCTTCCCGAAGTCTGTATGAGGCTGTTTGTTGAGCGAAGGAACCCTTCTTTGTCCGCATCTAAGATCGCTACCAGACTTACTTCAGGCAAGTCGAGACCTTCTCGAAGAAGGTTCACTCCGACGAGGGCGTCAAAAATGCCGCGACGCAAATCGCGGAGAATCACGATGCGCTCCAGTGTGTCAATCTCCGAATGCAGATACCGGACGCGCACACCATACTCCGATAAGAACTCCGTGAGATCCTCCGCCATTTTCTTGGTCAATGTGGTGACCAGCACCCGCTCACTTTTTGCAGCTCGTGCTTTGATTTGATGAAGCAAATCGTCCATTTGGCCTTTGATCGGTTTGATGATGATTTCCGGATCCGTCAGTCCCGTCGGCCGCACAATTTGTTCCACCACGACACCGCCGCTTTTTTGCAACTCATAAGGTCCGGGCGTAGCGGAAACATAGATCAGTTGATTCACGCGCTGTTCGAATTCCTGGAAGTTCAATGGGCGATTATCCAGCGCAGAAGGGAGACGAAAACCGTGCTCCACAAGCACCCTTTTTCGGGATTGGTCCCCTTCGTACATTGCCCGAAGTTGCGGCACAGTTACATGACTTTCATCGATGATAAGCAAATAGTCCTTTGGAAAATAATCCGTTAAGGTGGCAGGTGGGGAACCGGCTGCTCTTCCATCCAGATGGCGCGAGTAATTCTCAATACCATGGCAAAAACCTGTCGCTTTCAACATTGCAAGGTCATACATCGTTCGTTGATGAAGCCGCTGAGCTTCCAGGAGTTTTCCTTGCTGATCGAGTTCTGCCGTCCGCTCTTTTAATTCCTCACGCACCGTATCAATCGCGCGTTTGAGCCGGTGTTGCGGCGTAACGTAATGGCTTTTCGGAAAAATAATGGTTCGGCGCAATTGACGGATCTTGCGGTTGATCGTTGGATCAAACTCGGTGATGCTTTCGACTGTGTCTTCAAACAATTCAATGCGGACGGCTTTTTCGTCATAGGACGGATACACTTCTACCATATCTCCACGAACCCGAAAACGTCCCCGGCTTAATTCTCCCTGGGTTCGCTGATATTGAAGCTCGCCCAGTCGTTGTAGAATGTCCCTCATTGGATACTTACCGCCACCTTCCACGGAAAGGAGCATAGAAAAAAATGAATCAGGCGAACCGATACCGTAAATGCAGGAAACACTCGCAACAATGATCGTGTCTCTTCTTTCAAAAAGTGAGCGGGTCGCGGACAATCTCATTCTGTCGATCTCTTCGTTGATCAAAACCTCTTTTTCAATGTACGTATCCGTGGAAGGGACGTACGCTTCGGGTTGATAGTAGTCGTAATAACTCACGAAATATTCAACCGCGTTTTCAGGGAAAAAATGTTTGAATTCCTGATACAACTGCGCTGCAAGAGTTTTGTTGTGGGCAATCACGAGCGCAGGTTTATTCACATTCGCGATCACCGATGCAATCGTGAAAGTCTTTCCTGATCCGGTGACCCCTAACAATGTTTGATGTTTTTCACCGGAGGTGAGGCCATTTGCAAGCGAATGGATCGCCTGCTCCTGATCCCCGCGTGGTGTGTATTCGGTTTTTAATTGGAAAGACATAAAGGATAATTATCGTAGTAGTGGCAGAGCATTGTCCATTCGCATTGTAGCGAGCATGTTCTGAAAAATATCTTCGACTTTCCCTTGGATCAACTATGTGTTGGCAATGCTCTGCTGCTTTCAGGATTTGCAGAGCATTTGCGACGATTTAGAATGTTCATTCTATTTAGATGTTTGCCTGCCTGAATTTGGATATACCATATAGCAGGCAAAATGCTCTGCCACTACTATGCTGACGCTGGACGTGCTCTATGAGGATGAGAATCTCATCGCTGTAAATAAGCCGGCGGGCCTGCTTGTCACGCCTGACCGCTGGAATCCAAGCATACCAACCGCGCAGGACATGATTCGAGAATATCTCCGCCGGCAAGCAGGAGGCGGCCATCCGAACGTTCGGGTTGTTCACCGGCTGGATAAAGATACAAGCGGTGTTACCGTTCTTGCTAAAAATGTGAAGACCCAGACATTTCTGAGCAGTCAATTTGAGCAGGGAGAAGTCAGCAAGACGTACTTCGCAATCACAAAAGGTGTAATCCAGAAAGAGGATGGAGTCATCACTCTATCCTTGCTCGAATCAACAAAAAAGCCTGGCACAATGACTGTGAACGACAAAGGAAAGAAAAGCATCTCTTTGTATAAGGTGTTAGAACGGTTCAGAAACAGCACTCTGGTAGAGGTGAATCCTTTAACGGGACGCACTCATCAAGTTAGGGTTCATTTGATGGCGATCGGTCATCCTCTCTTGTTTGATCCCATCTACGGGGATTCTACGCCGCTTTATTTATCCGACTTAAAGAAAGACTACAAGCAAAAACAAGGGAAAGAAAAACCGTTTTTGTCCCGGCTTACCCTCCACGCATTCAGGCTGTCCCTGCGCGAACCTTCAGAACAAAAAACGCTGGTGCTGGAGGCTTCCGTTCCCGATGATCTTTCCCGCACGCTCAAATACTTCCGTAAATTTTTACCGCCGAGAACGCAGAGATCGCAGAGAGAGGAAAGTTAATTTTTTCTCAGCGTTCTCCGCGGCCTCTGAGGTGAGTCATTTCTGTCCCACTACCATGGCGTACCAGGCGCATTCAGCGTGTCCTTTTTGGACGCGGCGCAGAACACCATTCCCCAATTCGGTTTGTGAATCAGTTCCTTCCCATAACACATGAATATTTCGGAATCCTGCATCTTCGAAAAGTTCACGCAGTTCGGGAAGAGTCCACAGGCGCCAATCATACACGAATGCGTTCCGCAGTTGAGTTCCATCCGGAAACATGAAGTGTATTTTGCAAACGATCCGGTGGGATACCGGATCAAACCTGGTGACTTCCCAAACATATTGAAAGTCACCAACATTCCATACCTCCTGATCCTCAATCGGGACGGCGCTACCCCCATGAACATCCAGCAGGAAAATACCTTGAGATAGAAGTGATCTTCTCGCGCGCTTCAAGTAGCGCAACAACAACGCGCGCGTATGAAATACGGAATAGCTGTAATTCATGGCCACAATCATGTCTGCGGCTGTTGTGCGCACCGTCATTACGTCTGCGTTTTTGAGGTTGACGCGATCCTGCTGCTCCTGTTTCAAATGTTTAAAGTTTTTCGTCCTGCACCAGTGCAAAGGTCTGGGGTCGGAATCCACGCCAATACCCGTATTACCGGGGTGGAGCTTTACAAACTCACAAAGCAGATTGGCGGTACCGCAGAAGTCCTCCCGCAGAGTCCGGAGTGGACGACGGGCCAGTTGTCGAAATCGTCGACTCAGGAATTTCGCATCCTTTTCCGGCGTTTGAACGCTGCCTAGATACAGCTCGAATTTATCCCGTTTCATCTGAACAAGAGTGTAACCCAGATTTAGAAAGGCTTGAGGAAGATAAACCCTTGGATTTTTGAACCATGACCCTTTATGATATGGTGGAGTGATTTTTCACTCGCGGAGATACCGGCAATGAAACGAATTTTACCAATTCTGACTGTTTTGTTTTTCGTTTTGAACATCTCATTCGCTCAAGATGGAAAGCCTAACATGGTGATCGATAGTGAAGTTTACGATGCGGGACAGGTGATCCGTACCGGCGCTCCTATTGAGCATGCTTTCCTTATTAAAAACACGGGAACCAGCCAACTGAAAATTCTTGATGTAAGGCCGGCGTGCGGTTGCACAGTGACCAGGTATGACAAGGTCATAGCTCCCGGTTCCGAAGGTAAAATCTACGCAACCGTAGACATCAGTCATTTCAATGGTCCGATTCAAAAGGGCGTTGACATCAGGACCAATGATCCGAAACGTCCGGATACAAAACTCACCATCAAGGCGACAGTAAAATCACTGATCGAAACTCAGCCGGATGAGACGATGCGCTTTATTGTAAGCAAAGGCGAGTTGAAGACACAGGAAATGTTATTGACACCTGATCCATCGGTGAAAATTCTAAAGCCGGTGGTCGATTCAAACATGATCACTGCAACCTTGACACCTCAAAAAGATAGAGTTCAGAAGCTAACAGTTGATGTGAAAAGAACGGACACAATTGGGACTCATTCCACGGAAGTGAAGATACTCACGGAAGGTCCGATCAAGGAGATGAGCATTCCCGTTGTGATCGTTGTCCGGGGACCGCTTCAGGTATCACCGTCAGCCGTTTCTTTTCATGTTAAAGGTTATCCGGAAGAAGTGGCAGTCAATTACACGGTGGATGTCAAACAATCGCCCGAACCGGAAGCTCTTGTGGTTGAGAAAGTGGAAGCAGGCCGGAAGCTTAAAGTTCTCAATGAATCAGAGGGCTGGTATCAGGTAATTACATTTGAGGCACCCGCTGTAAAAGGAGCGAAGCCGAATAGCCCGAAATCCGTTCCCTTTCGCAAAATCGGATGGATAAAAACTTCCGTGGTAAAACCGGTAAAACTCGCGGAATTGCCGGGGCCGAAAGAAGTCTCGATCCAAACTCTAAACGGGAAAACATTTCAGGTTCTTGAGCTTAGCTCGACTCTGGCAGCTGTGAAGGTTGAAAAGAAACCCAATACCGCCAATCCCGGTCAGTTCCAGCTTTCGGTTTCCTTGCAACATGTGGATACCAGCAAAAAAGGAAATACGAGAGGAGAAATTCTTGTGAAAACGGATAACGCCGACCAACCCCAATTGAGAATTCCGGTCTTTGTAAACGTAACGTAGGGAAACCTGTGGATTTTGCTTTTACCGAAGACCAGGAACTGACCCGCCAGATGGTGCGCGAGTTTGCTGAAAACGAAATCGCTCCGAAGGTTCGTTATTTTGATGAAACGCAGGAATTCCCGCTGGAGATCATGACCAAACTCGGGCACCTCGGGTTGCTTGGTGTTGTCATTCCCTCCGAATATGGCGGCGCGGGGATGACGTATCTTGAGTATGTCTGTGTGATCGAAGAACTCGGCCGTGTTGATTCCGCTATCGGACTCGGAGTGGCGGCGCACAATGGACTTTGTTCGAATCACATATTCGTTTTTGGGAATGAAGATCAAAAGAAAAAATATTTAACCCAGCTGGCTTCCGGACAAAAGATCGGCGCCTGGGCGTTGACAGAACCCAATGCCGGCAGCGATGCCAAGGGATTGCAGACCGTTGCTCAGAAGCGGAACGGAAGCTGGGTTCTAAATGGAACAAAGAATTTCATTACTCACGGGACCGTTGGTGATATTGCCGTGGTGATGGCGGTGACGGACCGGAGCAATCCGAAGGATGGGATCACTGCATTTATAGTAGAAAAAGGAACGCCTGGATTCCGCGCATCCAGGAAGGAAGATAAGCTGGGACATCGCGCGAGTGACACTTCTTCTCTGACTTTCGAAGATTGTGAAGTTCCCGAAGAGAACGTGATCGGTGGCGTGGGACAGGGTTTCCGGCAAAGCATGCAAATTCTTGAGGGGGGACGGGTCGCCATTGCCGCTCTTTCCGTAGGAGTTGCGCAGGGAGCTCTCGAATTGGCTCTAAAGTATTCGAAGGAAAGAAAGCAGTTCGGGAATCCGATTGCGGAGTATCAGGCGATCCAGTGGATGCTTGCCGATACAGCAACCGAAATTGAGGCAGCCCGATTGATGACGTATCGCGCGGCATGGCTTCGTCAAAACGGCCGTAAGTTTGCGAAGGAAGCATTCATGGCCAAGCTTTTTGCGAGTGAAGTCGCCGTGCGAGCCGCTGATAAATGCGTTCAAATTCACGGCGGTTACGGCTACATCAAAGAATTTCTTGCTGAAAAATACTACCGTGACGCAAAACTGCTGACGATCGGCGAAGGAACCTCAGAAATTCAGAGAATCGCCATCGCCAAACAAATCCTGAAATAAACAATGTAGCGCGGACGTCTCGTCTGCGCGAGCTTGCAGGCGGGACGCCCGCACTACTTTGCTTACCATGTCCGTTGGTCCAATAGTTGAAAAGCTCCTGCAAGGGGATTCGAAAGCGCTTTCACGCGCGATTACTCTTACCGAAAACAGGGACCCGCGAGCCCACGAAATCTTGAAAGCGGTCTATTCCAAAGGACGGGACATACCATTGATCGGTATTACCGGCCCCGCCGGGGTCGGCAAAAGCTCGCTTGTCGACCGTCTGATATCCATCTATCGCGCAGAAGGAAAGAAGGTGGGAGTGATTGCCGTTGACCCCAGCAGTCCATTCAGCGGGGGAGCGATCCTCGGAGACCGGATCCGGATGCAACAACACTACACCGATCCGGATGTTTTTATCCGCAGCATGGCAACCAGAGGAAAACTGGGCGGGATTGCCGCCGCCACCTTTGATGTCATGGACCTTATGAATGCGGCAGGCAAGGACATCATTCTTGTGGAAACGGTCGGGGTTGGTCAGGACGAGATCGATATCGTGAAAACGGTAAATACTACAGTTGTAGTACTAATGCCGGGACTCGGGGATGAAGTTCAAGCGATGAAAGCGGGATTGATGGAGATTGCGGATCTACTGGTGGTGAACAAGTCGGATCGCGCGGAAGCTGAGAAGATGGAAATGGAATTGCAAAATTCTCTATCCTACTTTCAGTCCCATTCTGAGGACGAGTGGCGGCCGCGCGTATTAAAAACTCAGGCAACCAACAACATTGGAATCGATTTATTGAGCGAAGCGATTCGCGAACATGGAGAATACCTGAAAAAAAGCGGCAAACTCCAGGGGAAAATCCTTTCGCAGAACCGGCAGAGGCTGGTAGACGCTCTCGAATCACATATTCTTACGGAGATCGTAGATGTCGGATTTGAGCGATTTGGTATTTCGCGCAGGATTGAGGACATTGCAATGCGAAAAACCGATCCCTATACCGTTGTTGCAGAACTCCTTGAGCATTTCCGCATGGAATAGGACCTATGAAAGATATTGATCATATTGCAATTGTAGTCAAGAGGATTGAGGATAAGTTGCCGTTTTACACGGATATTCTGAATTTTCGTTTGAAAAGCATCGAAGATGTTCCACACATGTTTGTGCGCGTCGCGATGCTGGAGAGCGCCGAAGGCACCACCCATATTGAACTGGTGGAGCCTACATCCAGCGATTCAGGTGTCTCCCGCTTTCTTGAAAAGAAAGGAGAAACCATCCATCATCTTTGCTTCCTGGTGGACGATCTGCAGGAGCAGCTGGACAGGTTAAAAAAAGAAGGCGTTTACCTCATTGATGAAATCCCGCGGAAAGGAGAAGGGGGCTCGCTTGTGGCTTTTTTGCATCCCCAGGCCAGTGGCGGCATATTGATAGAATTAAAACAACAAAGTAGCGCGGGCGTCCCGCCTGCGGAAAAGGATTAACGATGAACAAAGTAGTTTCCAACGCGGTTGAAGCGATTCATGACATCCAGGATGGCGCCACGATC
Above is a window of bacterium DNA encoding:
- a CDS encoding methyltransferase domain-containing protein, with the translated sequence MEKTEQVGHSHAHPRGVMDAEYHQDRLKSPGPRYRFKRRGLEVARILQTFGPHNPSILDIGTADGLLLDLVCEKVRPSIAIGLDLSWGLLKSNTRNQQILQADAERLPFPDSHFDAAIATAIIEHLPNPTRFIEEIKRVLKPGGICVITTPVPLFEEIASKLGFLKEDDHQETFNLKGLTSLIASKEFQILESEKFMMSPVGFPAELSIEKVIKKIGLSAILLNQLVAARKP
- a CDS encoding cob(I)yrinic acid a,c-diamide adenosyltransferase; translated protein: MKIYTKTGDRGETGLFKGLRVPKHDLRVEAYGNVDECNAVIGICLLHIQNAEIKTLLSSIQHELFEVGADLATPPQQQNDSRWRIDSEMTANLERAIDHFESQLPALTNFILPGGSLAGAHIHYARTVCRRAERSVSKLAEQQQIGPEILRYLNRLSDLLFVLARAENQHEGLPETIWKKRNK
- the uvrC gene encoding excinuclease ABC subunit UvrC, coding for MDQAREKLLERVKQLPDKPGVYLFKNSKGRVIYIGKAKSLIHRVRSYFYDVTGGPLTYWMVAEATDLDFIVTDSPAEALMLENNLIKKNQPRYNILLRDDKTHPYIKLTVQEDFPRAYIVRRVRKDGAAYFGPFIPASLAKKTLNLIYRYFLLRQCHIKITEEPQRLCLLYHIHRCLGPCAQLATREEYARAVTDVRMFLEGKKEDLLARLREKMFEYSSRQQYELAANYRDLANTVEELNTRPKLISYELEDADLFGYARSAENIAVQIFFMRNGQIVGRHEFFFESKLVTDSGSLLSHVLMQFYSMPRFLPKNIYVQHNFPDREVIEQLLAEKKGSKVKVNVPVRGKKKKLLQLVIKNAQIALEVNSSAGRVRSYDTLQALQETINMSTLPYRIEAFDISNIQGTNSVASMVVWEAGRPKKGDYRKFKIRGVVGPDDFRSIAEVVERRVKRVLDKEWPMPDLMIIDGGKGQLNAALDVLQKYDLNDQPIMGLAKREEEIFLPGHSDSIKLEERSPVLKLIQQVRNEAHRFAITFHRQLRTKRSMELAMDEIRGIGPKRKQILLQHFGSLEKVRMASKEELQKKLGPVHGDRLYSKLHPELTTDEHR
- the uvrB gene encoding excinuclease ABC subunit UvrB, whose translation is MSFQLKTEYTPRGDQEQAIHSLANGLTSGEKHQTLLGVTGSGKTFTIASVIANVNKPALVIAHNKTLAAQLYQEFKHFFPENAVEYFVSYYDYYQPEAYVPSTDTYIEKEVLINEEIDRMRLSATRSLFERRDTIIVASVSCIYGIGSPDSFFSMLLSVEGGGKYPMRDILQRLGELQYQRTQGELSRGRFRVRGDMVEVYPSYDEKAVRIELFEDTVESITEFDPTINRKIRQLRRTIIFPKSHYVTPQHRLKRAIDTVREELKERTAELDQQGKLLEAQRLHQRTMYDLAMLKATGFCHGIENYSRHLDGRAAGSPPATLTDYFPKDYLLIIDESHVTVPQLRAMYEGDQSRKRVLVEHGFRLPSALDNRPLNFQEFEQRVNQLIYVSATPGPYELQKSGGVVVEQIVRPTGLTDPEIIIKPIKGQMDDLLHQIKARAAKSERVLVTTLTKKMAEDLTEFLSEYGVRVRYLHSEIDTLERIVILRDLRRGIFDALVGVNLLREGLDLPEVSLVAILDADKEGFLRSTNSLIQTSGRAARNVNGQVIMYADIVTGSMRGAIAETERRRNVQLQFNQEHGITPSSIRKRIDDGFGEAEEADYYTVPISEDPDLKGIRSIAQIHDLITESEKEMLVAAEKLDFERAAALRDKIKKLKEHEIALLQ
- a CDS encoding RluA family pseudouridine synthase, yielding MLTLDVLYEDENLIAVNKPAGLLVTPDRWNPSIPTAQDMIREYLRRQAGGGHPNVRVVHRLDKDTSGVTVLAKNVKTQTFLSSQFEQGEVSKTYFAITKGVIQKEDGVITLSLLESTKKPGTMTVNDKGKKSISLYKVLERFRNSTLVEVNPLTGRTHQVRVHLMAIGHPLLFDPIYGDSTPLYLSDLKKDYKQKQGKEKPFLSRLTLHAFRLSLREPSEQKTLVLEASVPDDLSRTLKYFRKFLPPRTQRSQREES
- a CDS encoding class I SAM-dependent methyltransferase gives rise to the protein MKRDKFELYLGSVQTPEKDAKFLSRRFRQLARRPLRTLREDFCGTANLLCEFVKLHPGNTGIGVDSDPRPLHWCRTKNFKHLKQEQQDRVNLKNADVMTVRTTAADMIVAMNYSYSVFHTRALLLRYLKRARRSLLSQGIFLLDVHGGSAVPIEDQEVWNVGDFQYVWEVTRFDPVSHRIVCKIHFMFPDGTQLRNAFVYDWRLWTLPELRELFEDAGFRNIHVLWEGTDSQTELGNGVLRRVQKGHAECAWYAMVVGQK
- a CDS encoding DUF1573 domain-containing protein; its protein translation is MKRILPILTVLFFVLNISFAQDGKPNMVIDSEVYDAGQVIRTGAPIEHAFLIKNTGTSQLKILDVRPACGCTVTRYDKVIAPGSEGKIYATVDISHFNGPIQKGVDIRTNDPKRPDTKLTIKATVKSLIETQPDETMRFIVSKGELKTQEMLLTPDPSVKILKPVVDSNMITATLTPQKDRVQKLTVDVKRTDTIGTHSTEVKILTEGPIKEMSIPVVIVVRGPLQVSPSAVSFHVKGYPEEVAVNYTVDVKQSPEPEALVVEKVEAGRKLKVLNESEGWYQVITFEAPAVKGAKPNSPKSVPFRKIGWIKTSVVKPVKLAELPGPKEVSIQTLNGKTFQVLELSSTLAAVKVEKKPNTANPGQFQLSVSLQHVDTSKKGNTRGEILVKTDNADQPQLRIPVFVNVT
- a CDS encoding acyl-CoA dehydrogenase codes for the protein MDFAFTEDQELTRQMVREFAENEIAPKVRYFDETQEFPLEIMTKLGHLGLLGVVIPSEYGGAGMTYLEYVCVIEELGRVDSAIGLGVAAHNGLCSNHIFVFGNEDQKKKYLTQLASGQKIGAWALTEPNAGSDAKGLQTVAQKRNGSWVLNGTKNFITHGTVGDIAVVMAVTDRSNPKDGITAFIVEKGTPGFRASRKEDKLGHRASDTSSLTFEDCEVPEENVIGGVGQGFRQSMQILEGGRVAIAALSVGVAQGALELALKYSKERKQFGNPIAEYQAIQWMLADTATEIEAARLMTYRAAWLRQNGRKFAKEAFMAKLFASEVAVRAADKCVQIHGGYGYIKEFLAEKYYRDAKLLTIGEGTSEIQRIAIAKQILK
- the meaB gene encoding methylmalonyl Co-A mutase-associated GTPase MeaB yields the protein MSVGPIVEKLLQGDSKALSRAITLTENRDPRAHEILKAVYSKGRDIPLIGITGPAGVGKSSLVDRLISIYRAEGKKVGVIAVDPSSPFSGGAILGDRIRMQQHYTDPDVFIRSMATRGKLGGIAAATFDVMDLMNAAGKDIILVETVGVGQDEIDIVKTVNTTVVVLMPGLGDEVQAMKAGLMEIADLLVVNKSDRAEAEKMEMELQNSLSYFQSHSEDEWRPRVLKTQATNNIGIDLLSEAIREHGEYLKKSGKLQGKILSQNRQRLVDALESHILTEIVDVGFERFGISRRIEDIAMRKTDPYTVVAELLEHFRME
- the mce gene encoding methylmalonyl-CoA epimerase, which gives rise to MKDIDHIAIVVKRIEDKLPFYTDILNFRLKSIEDVPHMFVRVAMLESAEGTTHIELVEPTSSDSGVSRFLEKKGETIHHLCFLVDDLQEQLDRLKKEGVYLIDEIPRKGEGGSLVAFLHPQASGGILIELKQQSSAGVPPAEKD